The DNA region TTGGGCTGGGCCGCTTTGCATCAGCGTCTCGCAAGAGTTGACGCTCCGTCCGCTCGGCGCATCCATCCCAACGATCCACAACGCATCCAGCGCGCATTGGAGGTCTACGAAGTGACGGGCAGAGCCCTCTCTGATTGGCATCAGGACACGCCTGACACGCCTCTGACCTGCCCCATCAGGCAAGTGGTTTTGGAAACCGAATCGCGCGCGCGCCTCCATCAGCGCATCGAACAACGTTTTGAAAACATGCTGAATCGGGGATTCATCGATGAGGTCGCGGCCCTTAGGGAGCGCGGTGATCTGGGTCTTGACAAGCCGGCACTGCGGGCGGTGGGCTATCGCCAGGTGTGGGAATACCTGGAAGGTGCATTGTCGCTGGCAGAGCTGCGACAAAGGGGTGTCATAGCCACCCGCCAGCTCGCCAAACGGCAGATGACCTGGATTCGAGGGCTCAAAAGGGGCGAACGATTTGAATGCGTCGATCCCCGCCTCGCCTATAAGGTATTGAAATGGCTTGAATCCGGGCTCACACTTGGGTGAGCGGACCATAACCGGAGGCGGTGGGGGTCGTCCACCAGTGCAAAATACTGAGAGTGGCTCGTGTGTCCGCGAAAACGCAAGGGGCGGGCGGCGCTCAGGGGGCGGGGTGGTTGCTATGATACAATGGCGTCGCCGTGCTTGCCTGGCAGAGTGGGTTGTCCTGGTCAGCCCCCCGGAAACTAAACTAGGGACCAACGCCGTATCGGGCAACAACAACAATTCAAGGAGATGACAATGTCCAAGGGGCAGTCGCTACAAGACCCTTTTTTGAACACTTTGCGCAAAGAGCGCGTACCCGTTTCGATCTACCTGGTCAACGGCATAAAATTGCAGGGTCAGATCGAATCCTTCGACCAGTTTGTGGTCCTACTGAAGAATAGTGTTAGCCAGATGGTCTACAAGCATGCCATTTCGACTGTTGTTCCAGCCCGAAATATCAAGGTGCAGGGGACTGAGGATACTGAACTCGGTAATGCCTGATCCTGATACTGATTACCGGGGCGTTTGATTGTTCGAACGCCCCCGTAGCGGAGAACGCGCAGTTCTGGTCCATGTCAATGTGGGGGGCAGCGCGCATCCCGAGCAACTCGAGGAATTCCGAGAACTGGCGCGCTCAGCGGGTGCGCTGGAGGTGGCGGTAATTACCGGGTCGTCCGTTTCGCCGGATGCGAAATACTTCGTCGGCAGCGGCAAAGCCGCGGAAATTCGCGAAAGCGTCGCAGTGCTCGAAGCGGAAGTGGTGCTGTTCAATCACACGCTCTCGCCTGCCCAGGAACGCAATCTCGAGCGCCTGCTCAAGTGCCGCGTGCTGGATCGCACCGGGCTGATACTCGACATTTTTGCGCAGCGCGCCCAATCGTTCGAGGGCAAACTGCAGGTAGAGCTGGCCCAGCTACGTCATACGTCGACTCGCCTGATACGGGGCTGGACACACCTCGAACGTCAGAAGGGCGGTATCGGTCTGCGTGGACCAGGTGAAACCCAGCTCGAGACCGACCGTCGCCTGATCGGTAAGCGAATCAAATTGCTCAACGAGCGGCTGGAGAAGGTGCGCCGTCAGCGTGATCAGGGGCGCCGTGCGCGGCGCAAGGCGGAATTGCCGACAGTGTCACTTGTCGGCTACACCAATGCCGGCAAATCGACGCTGTTCAATCGGTTGACAGGCGCGGCGATTTACGCGGCCGATCAGCTTTTCGCCACGCTCGATTCGACGTTGCGCAGGATCGAGTTGCCCGGGCGCACGCGGGCAGTGCTGGCGGATACCGTGGGGTTTATTCGCGACCTGCCTCACGATCTGGTAGCCGCCTTCCGTTCGACGCTCGAAGAGACGGTTCAGGCTGCGGTGTTGTTGCAGGTGATCGATGCTGCCGATGAGGAGCGTCGCGAACAGATCAGTGAAGTGAATCAGGTCCTCGCCGAAATCGGTGCGGACGAAGTTCCGCAGCTGCAGGTCTACAACAAGATCGACTTGGTCCCCGGCCTGTCAGCGCATGTCGATCGCGCGGAAAACGGCCGCCCGGTACGGGTTTGGGTCTCTGCGCGAACCGGTGAGGGGATGGAACTCCTGTTGAGTGCCATTGCCGAAGTCCTAGGCGAGGATCAGGTGCATCGCACCGTGCGCCTGCCTCCTTCTGCCGCGCGATTGCGCGCGCGGTTGTTCGCACTGGGCACGGTGGTCGACGAGGCGATCAGCGAGAATGGTGATTTGCGGATCGAGTTTCAAATGGGAAAAGGTAATTTTGAGCAGCTCTGCCGGCGCGAAGGATTGCAGCAGACCTGGTTGGAAGGGGCTGCTTGATCCGCTTGCAAGCAGCGCAACAGGAATTCGGAACAGGTGTGCTTTCCTTGCCGTGGCAAGGGGAGCCCAATACAATCGGGCCTCTCGTATGAATGGCCAGATCGTGAACCAGATTGGAGTCTTGCATGGCGTGGAACGAACCCGGTAACGGTGGTAAAGACCCCTGGGGAGGCGGTGGGGGTGAGAAGGGTCCGCCGGACCTGGAAGAGGTCGTACGTAACCTGCAGAACAAACTCGGTGGTTTGTTCGGTGGTGGTCGACGCGGTGGCCGTGGTGGGGGTTCTGGCGGCGGCGGTGGATCATCGTCGGGCGGCGGACCCCTAAGTGCTCTCACCAAGGGCGGTTTCGGCGTTCTCATCACCGTTGCCGTCATTGGCTGGGTGCTCTCTGGCATCTATATCGTCGATGAGGGGCGGCGTGGTGTCGTACTGCGCTTTGGCCAGTACACTGAAACCACCGGACCGGGCCCGCATTGGCATATCCCCTATCCGATCGAAGCCGTGGAGATAGTAGATGTAGAGAAGCGCCGGTTCGTCGAGCTTGGTTATCGCTCCTCAGTAGCTGGCCGCGCCGGGGCGCCGGTACCACGTGAAGCATTGATGCTGACGGAGGATGAAAACATCGTCGACATTCGCATTGCGGTTCAATACCAAATCGCCGATCCCAAGGCCTACCTGTTCAATGTACGTGCCCCCGATGAGACCCTAAAAGAGGCCTCCGAGAGTGCAATCCGCGAAATCATCGGCAAGAGCAAGATGGATTTCGTGCTGACCGAGGGGCGCAGCGCCATCGTGGCGAGTATCCAAAAGCTGCTGCAGGGCATCCTGGATCAGTACAAGACGGGTCTGCAGGTGATCAATGTGAATCTGCAGGATGCACAACCACCCGAAGAGGTGCAGGCCTCCTTCGCGGATGCGATCAAGGCGCGCGAGGACGAGCAACGATTGAAAAACGAGGCGGAAGCATACTCCAATGAAGTGATTCCCAAGGCGCGTGGTGCTGCCGCGCGGCAACTTGAGGAGTCTAACGCCT from Pseudomonadota bacterium includes:
- the hflK gene encoding FtsH protease activity modulator HflK; the encoded protein is MAWNEPGNGGKDPWGGGGGEKGPPDLEEVVRNLQNKLGGLFGGGRRGGRGGGSGGGGGSSSGGGPLSALTKGGFGVLITVAVIGWVLSGIYIVDEGRRGVVLRFGQYTETTGPGPHWHIPYPIEAVEIVDVEKRRFVELGYRSSVAGRAGAPVPREALMLTEDENIVDIRIAVQYQIADPKAYLFNVRAPDETLKEASESAIREIIGKSKMDFVLTEGRSAIVASIQKLLQGILDQYKTGLQVINVNLQDAQPPEEVQASFADAIKAREDEQRLKNEAEAYSNEVIPKARGAAARQLEESNAYKEQVIAEALGEASRFDQLLVEYQKAPKVTRERLYLDSIEAVLSRSSKVILDTKGTNNLTYLPLDKIIDRGGATRSSGTSGTGGSGDTSQEAAPLDESRFRDSQRSRRTR
- a CDS encoding RNA chaperone Hfq, which gives rise to MSKGQSLQDPFLNTLRKERVPVSIYLVNGIKLQGQIESFDQFVVLLKNSVSQMVYKHAISTVVPARNIKVQGTEDTELGNA
- a CDS encoding GTPase HflX; the encoded protein is MFERPRSGERAVLVHVNVGGSAHPEQLEEFRELARSAGALEVAVITGSSVSPDAKYFVGSGKAAEIRESVAVLEAEVVLFNHTLSPAQERNLERLLKCRVLDRTGLILDIFAQRAQSFEGKLQVELAQLRHTSTRLIRGWTHLERQKGGIGLRGPGETQLETDRRLIGKRIKLLNERLEKVRRQRDQGRRARRKAELPTVSLVGYTNAGKSTLFNRLTGAAIYAADQLFATLDSTLRRIELPGRTRAVLADTVGFIRDLPHDLVAAFRSTLEETVQAAVLLQVIDAADEERREQISEVNQVLAEIGADEVPQLQVYNKIDLVPGLSAHVDRAENGRPVRVWVSARTGEGMELLLSAIAEVLGEDQVHRTVRLPPSAARLRARLFALGTVVDEAISENGDLRIEFQMGKGNFEQLCRREGLQQTWLEGAA
- a CDS encoding tRNA (adenosine(37)-N6)-dimethylallyltransferase MiaA gives rise to the protein MGATATGKTDLAVELVRRLPCQIISVDSAMVYRGMNIGTAKPEAEVLAEAPHRLIDIRDPAETYSAAEFRADALREIADIHSAGAIPLLVGGTMLYFRALSNGLAEMPPADPQIRRHLEDEAARLGWAALHQRLARVDAPSARRIHPNDPQRIQRALEVYEVTGRALSDWHQDTPDTPLTCPIRQVVLETESRARLHQRIEQRFENMLNRGFIDEVAALRERGDLGLDKPALRAVGYRQVWEYLEGALSLAELRQRGVIATRQLAKRQMTWIRGLKRGERFECVDPRLAYKVLKWLESGLTLG